GCGCGGCGACGAGGCGGTCGCCGAGGCGCGAGACCAGCGCGGTCACGTCCTGCTCCCCCACGAGCGCCCAGTACAGGTCGAGCTCGAGGACGACGCGCTCGTCGGTCAGCGCGACGAAGCGCTCGTACGCCGTCTGTCCGTCGAACTCCTCGACGAACTCCTGGGCGTGGTTGTGGTACCCGACCTCGAGGCCGAAGGTCGCGGCGGTCTCGACCAGCGCGTTCAGGCGCTCGGCGATGTCGGTGACGCCCTCGAGCGTGAACCAGCGCTCGGGAACCACGAACGGGTCGATCACGGTCTTGATGCCGACCTTGGCCGCGGCCTCGAAGACGACCTCGGGCGCGGGGGTCGGGATCGATCCGTCCGGCGTCCACAGCTCGTCCGAGAGCAGCGGTGCGTGGCCGGTGGGCGAGACGAGGCCGGAGGCGTCGAGGGCCGCGCGGATCTCATCGGGACGGCGCACGAAGTCGAACGCCTCGACGTTGCGCAGTCCGATGGCGGCGAGCTTGTCGAGCGAGCCGCCCATGTCGGCGGAGAACTCCGCGGCGAGTGTGTACAGCTGAACAGATGCTTCTGGCAGGGCCACGTTGACCTTCCTTGATTGTGCGAGTGGGCGGAGGAATCGCCCGCGGCCAGAGTACCAGAAACCTCCACGTGGAAGTAATGAGATTCTCGTATTCCCCGCGGTAGACCGCGCACCCGCACACCCTGGACATGCGCGGTGCGGCGGCGCATGCTGAACGCATGAGCGCATTCCAGACCACACGGGCATTCAGCGGGTTCAGCGTCGACGACATCGATGCCGCCCGCTCGTTCTACGGCGACGTCCTCGGACTCCGGGTCGAGACCAACGCGATGGGGTTCCTCGACATCCATCTTCCCGACGGCGGATCGATCCTCGTCTACGCGAAGCCCGACCACACTCCGGCGAGCTTCACGATCCTGAACTTCCCCGTCGACGACATCGATGCCGCCGTCGACGATCTCAACGGACGTGGCGTGGCGACGAAGATCTACGACGATTCCGAGTTCGACAGCGATCCGAAGGGCATCATGCGGGGCGGACCGGGGCGCGGGCCCGACATCGCCTGGTTCCGCGACCCGGCCGGCAACGTCCTCGCGGTGATGTCCGCCGCCTGAGCCGGAGGCCGGACGTCAGGCCAGACGTCAGACGTCAGACGCCTGGCGTCAGGCCAGAAGCGCGTCGAACAGCGCGTTCACGGCGGGATCGACGCGCTGCAGTTCAGGGTGCGCGTCGTGCCAGTCGACGATCTCGCGCGCCGCGGTGTGCAGCGCCACGACCGGGGCGAAGTCGGGCACGATGCGGCGGATCTTCGTGTTGTCGAAGACCACCGAGTGGGCCATGTCGCCGGAGAGCTGCCCCGCGCGCTCGGGGGCCGCGGCTTCGATCGCCGCGCTGGTGGCATACCGGATTCGCGGCTCGGCACCGGCCGCGCGCCCGAGGATCCCGTAGATCTCGTTCCAGGTATAGACGAAGTCGCTCGTGATCTGGAAGGTGTCCCCGTAGGCGAGCGGGTTGCCGAGCAGTCCCGCGAACCCGACCGCGAAATCGCTCGCGTGGGTGAGGGTCCACAGCGATGTCCCGTCGCCGTGCACGATGATCTCCTCGCCACGGCGGATGCGGTCGATCGCGGTCCAGCCGCCGAACGCGGGGATCGTCCACTTGTCGTACGTGTGCGAGGGGCGCAGCACCGTGACGGGGAAGGCGCGGTCCCGATAGGCGGTCGTGAGCAGATCCTCGCAGGCGATCTTGTCGCGTGAGTACTGCCAGTGCGGGTTGCGCAGCGGTGTGGACTCCGTGATCGGCAGGCGGGCCACCGGCTTCTGGTAGGCGGACGCGGAGCTGATGAACACGTACTGACCGGTGCGCCCCTCGAACCGGTCGATGTCACGCTGCACCTGCTCGGGGGTGAACGCGATCATGTCGGCGACGACGTCGAACTCCCGTCCGGCCAGCGCCGCGTCGACGGCCGCGGCATCCTCGATGTCTGCCGTGAGCACCTCGACGCCCTCCGCGGGGTCGCGACGCGACGTGCCCCGATTGAGCAGCGTGACCTCCATGCCACGTGAGGCGGCCAGCGCACTCGCCGCCGACGAGATGATCCCGGTTCCGCCGATGAACAACACCTTCGTCGCACTCATGCGATCGACTCTAGCGAGGCACCCGCCCGCGGGGGCGGGATCGCGCCCCGCGGGCGTGCCGTCAGACGACGGCGGTGCCGGGCGCGGCCGCGAACTCCTCGAGTGCGGCGACGACCTCGGCGGAGAGCTCCACGCGGCTTGCCGCGACCGCATCGTCGATCTGTCCGGTGCGGGAGGCGCCGATGATCGCCGTGGTGACCACCGGATCGCGAAGCACCCAGGCGATGGCGAGCTGTGGGATCGAGAGCCCCGCATCCTTCGCGATGCGGTCGATGCCGCGGATGCGCTCGAGGTAGTCGTCGGTGAGCGCCGACCCGTTCAGGAAGTGACTGCTCGCCGCCCGTGAGTCGGCGGGCACGTCGCCGTCGATGTACTTCGCCGTCAGCAGGCCCTGTGCGAGCGGTGAGAAGACCGCGCTGCCGACGTTCAGCTCGCGCAGCGCCGGGAACAGTTGGGCCTCCGGTGTGCGGTCGAACAGCGAGTAGCGGGGCTGGTGCAGCAGCAGCGTCACGCCCTGCTCGGCGAGCAGTTCGTAGGCGCGGCGGGCGAGCTCGGCCGGATAGTTCGAGATGCCGACGTACAGCGCCTTGCCGCTGCGGACGATGTCGGCGAGGGCCGTCGTCGTCTCCTCGAGCGGAGTCTCGGGATCGGGCCGATGCGAGTAGAACACGTCCACGTAGTCGGTGTTCATGCGCTGCAGGCTCTGCTCGAGCGATCGCACGAGGTACTTGCGCGATCCGCCGTCGCCGAAGGGCCCCGGCCACATGTCGTAGCCGGCCTTGGTCGTCACGAACAGCTCGTCACGGTAACGGGCGAGACCGCTGGCGAGCACCGATCCGAACGTCGACTCGGCCGATCCGTACGGCGGGCCGTAGTTGTTCGCGAGGTCGATGTGCACGACGCCCCGGTCGAACGCGTGCAGCACTATCTGCCGCTGGCTGTCGAAGGTGCGGTCTCGTCCGAAGTTCTGCCAGAGGCCGAGCGAGACCTTCGGGAGCTGCACGCCGCTCGCGCCCGCGCGCTGGAAGGGCACGTCCGTGTAGCGGGTGGATGCGGCCTCGTAGACGGAGGTGAGGCGGGGGTCATCAGCGGCGATGGGCATGGAGGATGCTCCTAGGCGAGGCGAGAGGAAGGGCTTCAGGATAGCGCTTCCCGAAAGACCCGAGCAGACCGGGGTGCCATACTCCGCAATCCTCGAGACGCCGGTGCGGGCGGGGTCCGCTCCCCGCTGTCAAGGACGCCGACGAAGTCGGACGGTCGGGGTAACGTGGCGCGGAGTCGGCGATCGTCGCATCCACCCCCGTCCTGCGCGGGATACGAGAAGAG
The sequence above is a segment of the Microbacterium sp. Root553 genome. Coding sequences within it:
- a CDS encoding VOC family protein, with product MSAFQTTRAFSGFSVDDIDAARSFYGDVLGLRVETNAMGFLDIHLPDGGSILVYAKPDHTPASFTILNFPVDDIDAAVDDLNGRGVATKIYDDSEFDSDPKGIMRGGPGRGPDIAWFRDPAGNVLAVMSAA
- a CDS encoding sugar phosphate isomerase/epimerase family protein, whose amino-acid sequence is MALPEASVQLYTLAAEFSADMGGSLDKLAAIGLRNVEAFDFVRRPDEIRAALDASGLVSPTGHAPLLSDELWTPDGSIPTPAPEVVFEAAAKVGIKTVIDPFVVPERWFTLEGVTDIAERLNALVETAATFGLEVGYHNHAQEFVEEFDGQTAYERFVALTDERVVLELDLYWALVGEQDVTALVSRLGDRLVAAHVKDGVAPASNPFAPGAAEFGSASLDQRHAGTGDVPLADSLRAASDLKYAIIEYDNAPGDVFADIAASYSFLIEGGFAR
- a CDS encoding NAD-dependent epimerase/dehydratase family protein, with amino-acid sequence MSATKVLFIGGTGIISSAASALAASRGMEVTLLNRGTSRRDPAEGVEVLTADIEDAAAVDAALAGREFDVVADMIAFTPEQVQRDIDRFEGRTGQYVFISSASAYQKPVARLPITESTPLRNPHWQYSRDKIACEDLLTTAYRDRAFPVTVLRPSHTYDKWTIPAFGGWTAIDRIRRGEEIIVHGDGTSLWTLTHASDFAVGFAGLLGNPLAYGDTFQITSDFVYTWNEIYGILGRAAGAEPRIRYATSAAIEAAAPERAGQLSGDMAHSVVFDNTKIRRIVPDFAPVVALHTAAREIVDWHDAHPELQRVDPAVNALFDALLA
- a CDS encoding aldo/keto reductase, with product MPIAADDPRLTSVYEAASTRYTDVPFQRAGASGVQLPKVSLGLWQNFGRDRTFDSQRQIVLHAFDRGVVHIDLANNYGPPYGSAESTFGSVLASGLARYRDELFVTTKAGYDMWPGPFGDGGSRKYLVRSLEQSLQRMNTDYVDVFYSHRPDPETPLEETTTALADIVRSGKALYVGISNYPAELARRAYELLAEQGVTLLLHQPRYSLFDRTPEAQLFPALRELNVGSAVFSPLAQGLLTAKYIDGDVPADSRAASSHFLNGSALTDDYLERIRGIDRIAKDAGLSIPQLAIAWVLRDPVVTTAIIGASRTGQIDDAVAASRVELSAEVVAALEEFAAAPGTAVV